A section of the Streptomyces sp. NBC_00178 genome encodes:
- a CDS encoding lysophospholipid acyltransferase family protein: MAELVYRPVIGAARTLFKALDLKIDTQGSEHIPKTGGAVLVSNHISYLDFIFTGLGALPQKRLVRFMAKESVFRHKVSGPLMRGMKHIPVDRAQGEDAYAHALASLRSGEIVGVFPEATISESFTLKSFKSGAARLAQEAGVPLIPMALWGTQRIWTKGRPRNFKRSHTPITIRLGEAMEAPSDQYAGAITRRLRERVQELLEAAQRAYPVRPKDATDTWWVPAHLGGTAPTAAEVRERG; encoded by the coding sequence CGGTCATCGGCGCCGCTCGCACCCTGTTCAAGGCGCTTGACCTGAAGATCGACACCCAGGGTTCGGAGCACATCCCGAAGACCGGTGGCGCGGTTCTGGTCAGTAACCACATCAGCTATCTGGACTTCATCTTCACCGGACTCGGCGCCCTGCCGCAGAAGCGGCTCGTCCGCTTCATGGCGAAGGAGTCGGTGTTCCGCCACAAGGTCTCCGGTCCCCTGATGCGCGGCATGAAGCACATCCCCGTGGACCGCGCGCAGGGCGAGGACGCCTACGCGCACGCGCTCGCGTCCCTGCGCTCCGGCGAGATCGTCGGCGTGTTCCCCGAGGCGACCATCTCGGAGTCGTTCACGCTCAAGAGCTTCAAGTCGGGCGCGGCGCGGCTGGCCCAGGAGGCCGGTGTGCCGCTGATCCCGATGGCGCTGTGGGGTACCCAGCGCATCTGGACGAAGGGGCGCCCGCGCAACTTCAAGCGCAGCCACACCCCGATCACGATCCGCCTCGGCGAGGCCATGGAGGCTCCCTCCGACCAGTACGCGGGCGCGATCACCCGGCGTCTGCGCGAGCGCGTCCAGGAGCTCCTGGAGGCCGCGCAGCGGGCCTATCCCGTACGCCCCAAGGACGCGACCGACACCTGGTGGGTGCCGGCGCACCTGGGCGGCACGGCTCCGACCGCCGCCGAGGTACGCGAGCGCGGCTGA